Part of the Cytophagia bacterium CHB2 genome is shown below.
CAGGCTATGATCATTAAAGCCCATGCTTTCGTATAAACGCCGCGCTGCCCAATTCGAGCGCCGCACCTCAAGATAGGCGGTTGCGCACTGTCTTGCCTGCGCCAATGCCAGCACATGCGTGAGCAGCATGCGCCCCAGGCCGCGCCGCCGGAACGTTTCTTTCACCGTCAAATTTGCAATTTCGATTTCATCCGTCACAATCCAGGCTACGATAAAGCCCACAATCTCGCCTGCGCGCTCAGCCACAACCGGTTGTGAAACCTCGGAGTTCAGCTCGACGCGAAACGATTCTTGCGGCCACGGCTCGGCGTAGCTGTGGGCCGCAATTGCCGCGACTTGCGAGAGATCGTCCTGCCGCATGCGACGAATGATCACCTCGGCGCGGTTGAGGCGACTCGCC
Proteins encoded:
- the rimI gene encoding ribosomal-protein-alanine N-acetyltransferase, whose protein sequence is ASRLNRAEVIIRRMRQDDLSQVAAIAAHSYAEPWPQESFRVELNSEVSQPVVAERAGEIVGFIVAWIVTDEIEIANLTVKETFRRRGLGRMLLTHVLALAQARQCATAYLEVRRSNWAARRLYESMGFNDHSLRSRYYGRTGEDAIVMQKKLTTASSFLREESNDGVV